One Bacillus sp. 1780r2a1 DNA segment encodes these proteins:
- a CDS encoding aspartyl-phosphate phosphatase Spo0E family protein, producing the protein MKQSQLEKEIRALQDIIYRLAKETNEYSYGTILKVSQELDKKIFLYQKLKNSCD; encoded by the coding sequence ATGAAACAATCTCAGTTAGAAAAGGAGATTCGAGCTTTACAAGATATCATCTATCGCTTGGCAAAGGAAACGAATGAGTACTCTTATGGCACGATTTTAAAAGTTAGCCAGGAGTTAGATAAAAAAATTTTTTTGTATCAAAAATTGAAGAATTCATGTGATTAA
- a CDS encoding YhfH family protein: MLEKMSDFFKKLPTKKCLECGQEIEEQHECYGNKCDNCVDVMK, translated from the coding sequence ATGTTAGAAAAAATGTCTGATTTTTTCAAAAAATTACCGACTAAAAAGTGCTTAGAATGCGGCCAGGAGATCGAAGAGCAGCATGAATGCTATGGAAATAAATGCGATAACTGTGTAGATGTTATGAAATAG
- a CDS encoding MBL fold metallo-hydrolase gives MKVTVVGFWGGYPAVSEATSSYLFEHDGYKLLVDCGSGALAQLQNYVAPQDLDAVILSHYHHDHVADIGVLQYARLIQSHLGNDVKELPIYGHTYDQAAFEKLTHSGITKGISYNPNQSLEVGPFTITFLQTKHPVTCFAMRISAGDKTVVYTADSSFIDEFVPFSQQADLVICECNFYAHQNGSGAGHMTSTEAGKLAQGASVKELMLTHLPHYGNVEQLVTEAQNQFTGNVFLASSGLQWNK, from the coding sequence ATGAAAGTAACAGTTGTTGGTTTTTGGGGCGGATACCCTGCTGTGTCAGAAGCAACCTCGAGCTATTTATTTGAACATGATGGCTATAAGTTGTTGGTGGATTGTGGAAGTGGAGCACTTGCACAGTTGCAAAATTATGTAGCTCCACAAGATCTTGACGCAGTTATTTTATCTCACTATCATCATGATCATGTTGCGGATATTGGGGTACTTCAATATGCTCGATTAATTCAATCTCACTTAGGTAATGATGTGAAAGAATTACCTATTTATGGACATACATATGATCAAGCAGCGTTTGAGAAGCTGACGCATTCTGGCATTACCAAAGGGATTTCTTATAACCCTAATCAATCGTTAGAAGTTGGACCATTTACCATTACATTTCTACAAACAAAGCATCCTGTAACATGCTTTGCAATGCGAATTTCTGCTGGAGATAAAACTGTCGTGTATACGGCAGATTCTAGCTTCATTGATGAATTCGTGCCTTTTTCACAGCAAGCTGATTTAGTAATCTGTGAATGCAATTTCTATGCTCACCAGAATGGAAGCGGTGCAGGGCATATGACCAGTACCGAAGCAGGGAAGTTAGCACAAGGTGCTAGCGTGAAAGAACTAATGTTAACGCATTTGCCACACTACGGAAATGTAGAACAATTAGTGACAGAAGCACAAAATCAGTTTACAGGGAACGTTTTTCTAGCAAGTTCAGGATTACAATGGAATAAGTAG
- a CDS encoding lipoate--protein ligase, with protein sequence MLYINNGDIHDPRINLAIEEYALKHLDINETYLLFYVNEPSIIIGKNQNTIEEINTKYVEDQGIHVVRRLSGGGAVYHDLGNLNFSFITKDDGESFHNFKKFTEPVIEALAKLGVNAELSGRNDILAEGRKISGNAQFSTKGRMFSHGTLLFDSEIENVVSALKVKKDKIESKGIKSIRSRVANISEFLTDKITVNEFKQLILRYIFNGEENIKEYKLTEKDWEKINEISNERYQTWEWNYGKSPKFNVQHAHRFPVGQIDVRLEVSKGTITQCKIYGDFFGVGDVSEVEEKLTNIRYERASISAALDNIDVKHYFGNVEKEEFIDLIY encoded by the coding sequence ATGTTATATATTAACAACGGAGATATACATGACCCAAGGATTAACCTAGCAATCGAAGAATATGCGCTGAAGCATTTAGATATTAACGAAACATATTTATTATTTTATGTGAATGAACCATCTATCATTATTGGTAAAAATCAAAATACCATTGAAGAAATCAATACGAAGTATGTAGAAGACCAAGGAATTCATGTTGTTCGCCGTTTATCGGGTGGAGGTGCCGTGTATCATGATTTGGGTAACCTTAACTTTAGCTTTATTACTAAAGACGATGGGGAAAGTTTTCATAATTTCAAGAAATTCACGGAGCCTGTTATTGAAGCATTAGCAAAACTGGGAGTAAACGCAGAGCTAAGTGGACGTAATGACATTTTAGCCGAAGGACGTAAAATTTCCGGGAATGCACAGTTTTCAACAAAAGGTCGTATGTTTAGTCATGGAACGCTTTTATTTGATTCTGAAATTGAAAATGTAGTATCTGCTTTAAAAGTAAAAAAAGATAAAATTGAGTCAAAAGGTATTAAGTCAATTCGAAGTCGCGTAGCGAATATCAGTGAATTTCTAACGGACAAAATTACAGTAAACGAATTTAAACAGCTTATTTTACGCTATATTTTTAATGGAGAAGAAAATATTAAAGAATATAAGCTTACTGAAAAAGACTGGGAGAAAATCAACGAGATTTCAAACGAACGTTATCAAACGTGGGAATGGAATTATGGGAAATCACCAAAATTTAACGTACAGCATGCTCACCGCTTCCCAGTTGGACAAATTGATGTGCGCTTAGAAGTAAGTAAAGGTACCATTACACAATGTAAAATTTACGGAGACTTCTTTGGAGTAGGGGATGTTAGCGAAGTTGAAGAAAAGTTAACAAATATCCGTTATGAAAGAGCTAGCATTTCAGCAGCATTAGACAATATTGATGTGAAGCACTACTTTGGAAATGTTGAAAAAGAAGAGTTTATTGATCTAATTTATTAA